Genomic window (Flavobacteriales bacterium):
CCTATTGATTTACTTGAACAACGGGCCATGAAAAATCAATATCTGCAACAGCGTATTGACCATTCTAAAGTGCTTGTTTATGGCGAAGGAAATTAAGGTTTGGTTGCTGGATATTAAGCAGGCATTGGATGAGATCCATCTCTTTTTGCCAGAAAAAAAGATTTTTCAGGATTTTCAGAATGATCTGAAATCCAAAAGAGCTATCGAGCGTAATCTGGAAATCATTGGTGAGGCCGTAAATCGTATACTGGCTGTAAATCCTGAAATCGAAATTTCAAACTCAAGACGGATTGTTGATACGCGAAATAGAA
Coding sequences:
- a CDS encoding DUF86 domain-containing protein, yielding MAKEIKVWLLDIKQALDEIHLFLPEKKIFQDFQNDLKSKRAIERNLEIIGEAVNRILAVNPEIEISNSRRIVDTRNRIAHGYDSVSDDIIWAIIIRDLPKLREEVEQLLR